TTAATAGATATAGATAAAAAGTATATCATAGATTCAAAGGAGTTTTATTCAAAGGGTAAAAACACACCATTTGATGGAGTTGAAGTTTATGGGGATGTACTTATGACCATTAAAGATGGAGAAATAAAATATATAAAATAACTTTATATTCTCTAGGAGGAGTAAAGATGATAATAGATAGATTGTATGAAAGTGTAGAAAAAAAAGGTCACGTATGTTTAGGCTTGGATACGGATTTAACATATATACCAGAGTATTACGTTAAAAAGTTTAATTCAATTGGAGATGCAATATTTAATTTTAATAAGGCTATTATAGATAAAACATTTGATGTAGTTGCTTGTTTTAAAGTTCAAATAGCCTATTATGAAGCTTACGGTATAGAAGGAATTAAGGCATATAGCAAAACTTTAAAATATATAAAAGAAAAAGGGGCTTTATCCATAGCTGATATAAAAAGAGGGGATATTTCAAAAACTGCATCTATGTATGCAAAGGCACATTTCACAGGAGCCTTTGAAAGTGATTTCGTAACATTAAATCCATATATGGGAATGGATAGTATAGAACCATATCTAGATTATATAAGAAATTCTGAAAAGGGAGTATTTGTTCTTATTAGAACTTCAAATAAAGGTGCAGAAGATGTGGAGTATATAGAAACTAAGGCTGGTAGAAGGGTTTATAATGTAGTAGGAGAAAAGGTTCACAATATGGGATTAGATTATCTAGGCAATTGTGGATACAGTTCCATAGGGGGAGTTGTAGGCTGTACTCATCAAGAAGAGGGAAAAGAAATAAGAAATACTTTAAATAAAACATTCTTTTTAATACCTGGCTACGGAGTTCAAGGAGGGACAGCTAAGGATGTATCAGTATACTTAAAGAATGGAAATGGTGGAGTTGTAAACTCATCGAGAGGAATAATTCTAAGCTATAAGAAAAAAGCAGGTGGAGAATTAGAATTTGCAAACTGTGCGAGAGAAGCGGTTATAAAAATGAGAGACGAAATTTTAAAGGAACTTAGTAAATAAAGCATAGTAATTAAAGGAGTGTATACACTTGATATGTTCTGTAGAAAAGGTACTTTTTAATAGGAAGATCGAAGAGGGAATTTACGAAATCGGAATAAAGGGTAATTTTAAAGGGGGTTCTGGCCAATTTTATATGTTAAGACCTGAGGGACAGGGAATATTACTTCCAAGGCCTATAAGTATTTATGATTTAAAGGAAGATTATATAAGTTTTCTATATGCAGTAGTAGGCCGAGGAACAGAACTAATTAGAAATTTACAAGAGGATTCAGATATTCAAATTATGGGTCCTTTGGGGAATGGGTTTAATATAAATGAATTAGAAGGAAAGAAGGTTGCTATGGTAGCAGGAGGCATAGGAATAGCACC
The nucleotide sequence above comes from Hathewaya histolytica. Encoded proteins:
- the pyrF gene encoding orotidine-5'-phosphate decarboxylase, with the protein product MIIDRLYESVEKKGHVCLGLDTDLTYIPEYYVKKFNSIGDAIFNFNKAIIDKTFDVVACFKVQIAYYEAYGIEGIKAYSKTLKYIKEKGALSIADIKRGDISKTASMYAKAHFTGAFESDFVTLNPYMGMDSIEPYLDYIRNSEKGVFVLIRTSNKGAEDVEYIETKAGRRVYNVVGEKVHNMGLDYLGNCGYSSIGGVVGCTHQEEGKEIRNTLNKTFFLIPGYGVQGGTAKDVSVYLKNGNGGVVNSSRGIILSYKKKAGGELEFANCAREAVIKMRDEILKELSK